From the genome of Ovis aries strain OAR_USU_Benz2616 breed Rambouillet chromosome 5, ARS-UI_Ramb_v3.0, whole genome shotgun sequence:
actaagcacacagcacatactGTCTTGGCATTTCCCAACAGGACCTTGAAGAGCTGAACCTTTCAAGCAGCTTCAAAAGCACTTTATTGAGTGCCTATGCCATGCCTGGCCCCGGGCTGGCAGCGCTGGGGGGAATAGAAAACAATCCTTCCTATCCATAACCCCCTGTCAGACATTCCAGAACTgctgagaagggaaagacagtCGCCGGGCCGTCACGAAGCGGTGTGCTCCCGAATCCAGGCTAGGTAGTTGGCCACGTCGGTGTACACACCCGGCTTGAAGCGGTTGCCGCAACCTGAGCCCCAGCTGACTATGCCTCGCAGGATGAGCTGGCGCTCAGGGGTCTCATCCTCACACACCAGAGGGCCTCCGGAGTCACCCTGGGTTAGCGACACGCGGCTCAGGGGCCTTGGCTGGGAGTCCGCTCTTGACTGGGTTGGGGAAGGGCGCCAAGCGGGGCCCCAGGCTCACCTGGCATGCATCGGTGCCGCCCTCGAGAAAGCCAGCGCAGAGCATGCCGCTGGTAAAGGCTGCTCCGTGCACGTCGGGGGCGGAACAGCGCTCCGGGTCAATGAGCGGtacctgagcctcctgcaggaAGCTGGAATATTCCCCACCTGCGAACCGAGAGCACCTTCCTCACACCCCTCCAGAGTCCGCTTGACGCCCAGGACATGGACCTGGCTTTACCAGGCTCTTTCAAACCCGCTATAATCTCCGGTCTCCCTCGCAGCAAGCCCGGGAGGGACTGAGTTGCCTTTAACACAGGGAATGAGTTGCCTTTAACACCTATCTCATAGACAGGAAGCCAGAGAGGAACTGTGATGTGAATGAACCAGGAGGAAAGAGGACTGCTTCTGAACCCCACCCTCACTTCCCATCCAGTGGCTCAAAACCTTGCTCCCCATCCAACCCACCTGCGGCTCCATCGCGGGCTAGCGTTTTACTAGCCCTTGCAGCCCACTGCCCAGAGGGAGTCCAGAGAAGATGCGGCTCTCCCGCTTCGCCACAGGAGTTCTGGGGACTCCCCCACTCCCCCAACAGTGAATTTCAAGCCGATGGAGCAGAGTGCAGAGGCAGGGGCCCTGCGCGTCCCCACAACCCACCAGATCGGCCCCACCTGTCCACCTGCAGGCTTGTCTTGCCTACCCCGGTGGCCAGAGGCCTCCTTCCCGCTTCCAGCCGTTCTGCCTACCCTCGAACTGGTGACCCCAGCCGGCCACCTCGCAGACTGCGGCTTCGGATTCGGCTGGGCGGGCGGCGCTACTCGGCAGGCACACTGGCTGAACGAAAGGCGACGGGTGCGCGCAGCAGCCGTCCGCGCTCTCCTGCAGGCGCACCAGAGCTAACCCGGGCGGGGAGAAGCGTGAGACCGGGACGCCAGGACTTCGAGCCCTGCCCACCCTTTCCCCTGATCCCCGTGGGGGCTCCTCCACGCACCCAGGTCGTGCTGGTAGGTGACGGGCGAGAAGGCCTCATGCAGGCGGTAGTCCCGCACTGCCAGCGTCTGGCACTGCTCACAGCTCTGGTTGTGGCGGTCCTGGCCGAGCACCACGGTCAGCTCCTTCGGCTCGGGTCTGGGGACAGGGTCGGGAAAAGGAAGCGCGCTCAGAGCGGGCCACAGGCATCCTGTGGGAGTTCCCTTCTTCCGAACCCCCAAATAGGTTTCGGCTTCCTCCTGGGAAGCTCtgaaagggagaagggggcaaagGTGGGCGGGGACGCAGAGAGGTAGGGCACGAGTTCGGGTGTTGCAGGAAGCTGAGCGCATAGGAGAGAGGTGCTAGACGGGTTCCGGGCGGGGAGCTGAGCTCGAGGACACTCGCCGGTTCTGCAGGCAGTGAGCCGCAGTCAGCACCCAACAGGGGGCGATGAGGCTGCCGGCGCAGAAATGTTGGCCCCAGTACAGCGCGGCGATGTAGGGGTGCGCCCCGGGGAGCGCCACCAGTCCTCCGACGACGCGGTTCCGCGAGGACAGCCATTTGCGGAGCCGCTGTCCACAGCCCCCGGGGCCTGCGCTGGCCAGAGGAGTCGGCTGTTCGGGCGGCGAGCACCAGCCTGTGGGAGGAGCCCAGGCTGAGGACCTGGAGACCCAAGGTCGATCGGTTGGAATGCAGCTCGTCCTACGCCCTCTCCGCTCGACCCTTCCCAACTACCTGAAGTCAGGGATGGAAGCGGGGTCTGGGTCGTGGACTCAGGTTTCTGCACAGCCGACGGCGAGGGCAAGGGGAAATGCCCGTGCTTAGCTGCGTCCTGGCACGGTGCCAGGCGGCAGTAATTCCAGCTCAGTCGGTCGCCTTTCCAAATGAAGCACCACGGGCGGGTGTCGTTGTCCGGGTTCCTGTAACCACGAGGTGGGGCGGAGGCGCTATTTTGAACGTGAGAAGCCCTCGAAGGGCCCTGGAGCGAAAGGGGACCTCCAGTCGCGTCCCACGCGCGCACCGGCAGAAAGCGTGGTCGCCCAGTCCCCAGTTCAGCACTTGCTCTGCGGTCACATTCCAGTAGGTGGCCTCGGAGGCCCACGACTGACAGGGTGCGTCGGACAGCGTAGTGCCGGCCATGCCGCGGTAGCTGAGTCCGCGGTCGCGGTGGTCGTAGCAACTCGCCCTGAggtctggggagaga
Proteins encoded in this window:
- the F12 gene encoding coagulation factor XII isoform X2, whose translation is MPDGPRCICADHFTGKHCQKEKCFEPQFFRFFHEDEIWHRLEPAGVVKCQCKGPHAQCKPLASQVCRTNPCLNGGSCLQAEGHRLCRCPPSFAGRLCDVDLRASCYDHRDRGLSYRGMAGTTLSDAPCQSWASEATYWNVTAEQVLNWGLGDHAFCRNPDNDTRPWCFIWKGDRLSWNYCRLAPCQDAAKHGHFPLPSPSAVQKPESTTQTPLPSLTSGWCSPPEQPTPLASAGPGGCGQRLRKWLSSRNRVVGGLVALPGAHPYIAALYWGQHFCAGSLIAPCWVLTAAHCLQNRPEPKELTVVLGQDRHNQSCEQCQTLAVRDYRLHEAFSPVTYQHDLALVRLQESADGCCAHPSPFVQPVCLPSSAARPAESEAAVCEVAGWGHQFEGGEYSSFLQEAQVPLIDPERCSAPDVHGAAFTSGMLCAGFLEGGTDACQGDSGGPLVCEDETPERQLILRGIVSWGSGCGNRFKPGVYTDVANYLAWIREHTAS
- the F12 gene encoding coagulation factor XII isoform X1; this translates as MRALLLLGALLVSLESTVSTPPWKGPKKHKLTESDHTVVLTVTGEPCHFPFQYHRQLYHKCIHRGRPGPRPWCATTPNFEKDQRWAYCLEPKKVKDHCSKHNPCQKGGTCVNMPDGPRCICADHFTGKHCQKEKCFEPQFFRFFHEDEIWHRLEPAGVVKCQCKGPHAQCKPLASQVCRTNPCLNGGSCLQAEGHRLCRCPPSFAGRLCDVDLRASCYDHRDRGLSYRGMAGTTLSDAPCQSWASEATYWNVTAEQVLNWGLGDHAFCRNPDNDTRPWCFIWKGDRLSWNYCRLAPCQDAAKHGHFPLPSPSAVQKPESTTQTPLPSLTSGWCSPPEQPTPLASAGPGGCGQRLRKWLSSRNRVVGGLVALPGAHPYIAALYWGQHFCAGSLIAPCWVLTAAHCLQNRPEPKELTVVLGQDRHNQSCEQCQTLAVRDYRLHEAFSPVTYQHDLALVRLQESADGCCAHPSPFVQPVCLPSSAARPAESEAAVCEVAGWGHQFEGGEYSSFLQEAQVPLIDPERCSAPDVHGAAFTSGMLCAGFLEGGTDACQGDSGGPLVCEDETPERQLILRGIVSWGSGCGNRFKPGVYTDVANYLAWIREHTAS